The Patescibacteria group bacterium genome includes a region encoding these proteins:
- a CDS encoding N-6 DNA methylase produces the protein MTKGIKQKKQDLGIFYTDQRITDFVFDILKIWKEKEEKETGRWESRKHFPSVIDPAVGEGVFLKKAIESQFTIPTYIWGVDIDDEVKKRWGKINLLRSFGSKADLDFHFYHQNGLLPLPEKKMLHKKGGLREFDAVVGNPPYGGIGLGETKLSDDLILNLSKYEVLPEKIRNYLIGADRQGSFLSSTEKANKVSSEVKLRLKSFPIEVLFIDRFIQLAKPGGWIAIIIPDGILTNSNSHYVREFISEKAKVEAIVSLPRDAFKNVGTSAKTSILFLQKYKDQEKKQKDYPVFLASVDSLDEKNFNLVKDNYKNYYNKTMNKKNLVQITTDEKGREILMVRVDKTLKEMMDACKSPNLEWSRFDVKFWHSKYEDIIKIMSAHNNLKGFGDFISFFKQGDIPRAARGEKGEGITVNKNNRLLEGTSMNDTGFDLEQYQVVSDKFWQRMKDARIHKDDLIFTRTGASLGQSVVITEEPKRVYLINGALDIIRFNKDINPFYAVVFLMSEFGRMQIERIENGVGQPNLSEDELYQILIPDMPVLIQKNIESEYKKMSKYHDKAMWAKKDNNETEYKRNIETAEKMLRDLIAKTEAVIRGERKDAI, from the coding sequence TAAAGCAAAAAAAACAGGATTTGGGAATTTTTTACACTGACCAAAGAATCACGGATTTTGTTTTTGACATTTTGAAAATTTGGAAAGAGAAAGAAGAAAAAGAAACCGGCCGTTGGGAATCACGAAAACATTTTCCATCGGTTATTGATCCGGCCGTTGGCGAGGGGGTTTTTCTTAAAAAAGCCATTGAATCACAATTTACTATACCAACATACATTTGGGGGGTGGATATTGATGATGAGGTTAAAAAAAGATGGGGAAAAATTAATCTTTTAAGATCTTTTGGCTCAAAAGCAGATCTGGACTTTCATTTCTACCATCAGAACGGTCTTTTACCGTTACCAGAGAAAAAAATGTTGCACAAAAAAGGTGGATTGAGAGAATTTGATGCAGTTGTTGGCAATCCGCCCTATGGAGGAATTGGCTTGGGTGAAACAAAGTTATCTGATGATTTAATTTTAAATTTATCAAAATATGAAGTGCTGCCTGAGAAAATAAGAAATTATCTTATAGGGGCAGATAGACAAGGGAGTTTTTTGTCATCAACCGAGAAAGCTAATAAAGTAAGTTCTGAAGTAAAATTAAGACTTAAATCTTTTCCGATAGAAGTATTATTTATTGACAGGTTTATTCAACTGGCAAAACCCGGCGGATGGATTGCGATTATTATACCAGACGGTATTTTAACTAATTCTAATTCCCATTATGTGCGAGAATTTATCAGCGAGAAGGCAAAGGTGGAGGCGATTGTTTCTCTTCCTCGCGACGCTTTCAAAAATGTCGGCACTTCCGCCAAAACAAGCATTTTGTTTTTGCAAAAATATAAAGACCAAGAGAAGAAGCAGAAAGATTATCCGGTCTTTCTTGCTTCAGTCGATTCTCTTGATGAAAAAAACTTTAATTTAGTTAAAGATAATTATAAAAATTATTACAATAAAACTATGAACAAGAAAAATTTAGTTCAAATTACAACAGATGAAAAAGGTCGGGAAATCCTGATGGTGAGGGTGGATAAAACTTTAAAGGAAATGATGGATGCTTGCAAATCTCCGAATTTAGAATGGAGCAGGTTTGATGTAAAGTTTTGGCACAGTAAATATGAAGATATTATTAAAATTATGTCAGCGCACAACAACCTAAAAGGATTTGGTGATTTTATATCATTTTTTAAGCAAGGAGATATTCCTAGGGCAGCCAGAGGAGAAAAAGGTGAAGGTATCACTGTTAATAAAAACAACCGACTTCTTGAAGGCACAAGTATGAATGATACTGGATTTGATCTTGAACAATACCAAGTTGTTTCTGATAAATTCTGGCAAAGAATGAAAGATGCCCGTATTCATAAAGATGACCTTATCTTCACAAGAACCGGTGCCTCACTAGGCCAAAGTGTTGTTATAACCGAAGAACCAAAGAGGGTTTATCTTATAAATGGCGCTTTAGATATTATTCGATTTAATAAAGATATCAATCCGTTTTATGCTGTAGTTTTCCTAATGTCGGAGTTTGGGCGAATGCAAATCGAGCGAATAGAGAATGGCGTTGGCCAGCCAAATTTAAGTGAAGATGAATTATATCAAATTTTGATTCCTGATATGCCAGTATTAATCCAAAAAAACATTGAATCCGAATACAAGAAAATGTCCAAATATCACGACAAAGCGATGTGGGCGAAGAAAGATAATAATGAGACTGAATATAAAAGGAATATAGAAACTGCCGAAAAAATGCTTAGAGATTTAATCGCTAAAACCGAGGCCGTTATTCGCGGCGAAAGGAAAGACGCAATTTAA
- a CDS encoding N-6 DNA methylase codes for MPEKRSENSYINNDILPFLASSFGYPIHDAEKVKINDVPIFRPSGGRSGSIDIVYYHNGEPVLLVEAKTKHKSHEAALKEALAYLKNFPIDKVEFSPSGLPPKILATTAGKDIKFYKWSIDYSKPIPDFTTEEIKVLPFEELISYYGLSVEYRARILEPKNFSIDFFDELISIFKYHKKEEKITKDVVKEVVYQIHNYLLNPQKYTGDYPYTELDLQGQKAIRDLFKRFDFIASLGPEIAKEFRKVILRSFQGEEFNQYLTEKCVIDFVFGLIGKLNKHTKVLDFECGSGGFLATAIDQNNLDLENVMGIDIEDLPYIIAKTYFALYFRKTDEELKAMPIKKDNGLFYHGKRWDLVVGNPAGSSKYEHGNLEKIRDEGLEDLKIKNARHERIPSEYELSIQQAIQSARISGKICLVLPEGVFSNSQDEFLRKYITKHCNILAIISLPPGSFKRGTTVSQLRRGAQSASMKMSILYAEKIREVKKSEGLEVDANHLNYPIFLAHIDKVESRSGEIGEWLEERLNLVLEQWREWQNKAELEKIEKVITKFGREERIKNRQKSLFSKTKVEKVEVKKEKPKKVKKGKSETKISKFLEDLLK; via the coding sequence ATGCCGGAAAAAAGGTCAGAAAATTCTTATATTAACAATGACATCTTGCCGTTTTTGGCAAGTAGTTTTGGTTATCCGATTCATGACGCAGAAAAGGTAAAAATAAACGATGTCCCAATTTTCAGGCCAAGTGGCGGCCGATCCGGCTCTATTGATATTGTTTATTATCACAATGGTGAGCCGGTGCTTTTGGTTGAAGCCAAAACAAAACACAAAAGCCACGAAGCCGCGCTAAAAGAGGCGCTGGCGTATCTCAAAAATTTTCCAATAGACAAGGTTGAATTTTCTCCATCCGGATTGCCGCCTAAAATTTTAGCTACGACCGCAGGAAAAGATATTAAATTTTATAAATGGAGCATAGATTATTCAAAACCAATCCCTGATTTTACCACCGAAGAAATTAAAGTATTGCCATTTGAAGAATTGATTTCATATTATGGTTTGTCCGTAGAATACAGGGCTCGTATTTTGGAGCCGAAAAATTTTAGCATAGATTTTTTTGATGAATTAATCTCTATTTTTAAATACCACAAAAAAGAAGAAAAAATAACAAAAGACGTTGTTAAGGAAGTTGTTTATCAAATTCATAACTATTTATTAAATCCGCAAAAATACACTGGTGATTACCCTTATACCGAATTAGATTTACAAGGTCAAAAGGCTATCCGCGATTTATTCAAGCGATTTGATTTTATTGCTTCGCTTGGCCCTGAAATTGCCAAAGAATTCCGCAAGGTAATTTTACGGTCTTTCCAAGGTGAAGAATTTAACCAGTATCTGACTGAGAAATGTGTTATTGATTTTGTCTTCGGGTTGATTGGTAAATTAAATAAACACACAAAAGTTTTAGATTTTGAGTGTGGGAGTGGAGGATTTTTGGCGACAGCTATTGATCAAAATAATTTGGATTTAGAAAATGTGATGGGAATTGATATTGAGGATTTACCATATATCATCGCTAAAACTTATTTTGCACTTTATTTTAGAAAGACCGATGAAGAATTAAAGGCAATGCCTATAAAGAAAGATAATGGCTTATTTTATCATGGCAAGAGGTGGGATCTGGTTGTTGGCAATCCCGCCGGAAGTAGTAAATATGAACACGGCAATCTTGAAAAAATAAGAGATGAGGGGCTAGAAGATTTGAAAATAAAAAATGCTCGACACGAACGAATACCCAGTGAGTACGAATTATCAATCCAACAAGCGATACAATCTGCTAGAATTAGCGGAAAAATTTGTTTGGTATTGCCAGAAGGAGTGTTTTCAAACTCTCAAGATGAATTTTTGCGAAAATATATTACTAAGCATTGCAATATTCTAGCGATAATTAGTTTGCCTCCGGGATCTTTCAAAAGAGGAACAACCGTGAGCCAACTGAGGCGAGGCGCGCAATCCGCTTCCATGAAAATGTCTATTCTATACGCGGAGAAAATTAGAGAAGTCAAAAAAAGTGAAGGTTTAGAAGTTGATGCAAATCATTTGAATTATCCAATATTTTTAGCACATATTGATAAAGTTGAATCCAGATCGGGTGAGATTGGTGAATGGTTAGAGGAGAGATTAAATCTTGTTTTAGAACAATGGCGGGAATGGCAAAATAAAGCTGAATTAGAAAAAATCGAAAAAGTCATTACCAAGTTTGGTAGAGAAGAAAGAATAAAAAATCGTCAAAAATCATTATTTAGCAAAACCAAGGTCGAAAAAGTAGAAGTTAAAAAGGAGAAACCGAAAAAAGTAAAAAAGGGAAAGTCCGAAACAAAAATCAGCAAATTTTTAGAGGATTTATTAAAATAA